ACATGCGGGCCATCCTGTCTTTAATCATGGGAGGCAGGTATCTGCCGCTGCAGTTGATAATATTTTTATATTCCACTTTCAATTAGTATCCCTTCCACCGAATGAAGGATTTGGGCTTACTTATATTATGAAGGACTCATAGATTGAGCACCATAAAAAAATGCGCCCGCCGGGGATTAAAACAAGAGAGATGGTTTTATGACGGCCATTCAATGTTTTCCTCCCAGCAGTTCCAGTATTTTTTCGAAACGAAACTCCCTGGCCAGCAATTGCAGGCCCCTGGCGATCTCGGGGTGCTTGTTGCCAATCTCTTTAATCGCGCCATCGGTAGCCGGGATATCAAGCTTGAGCGCAGCCTCCCTCAAAAGCTCTCTCAGATCAGGCGGCAGGTCCGTCAACATGTCCGAAGTGAGGGTAATTTCCTCTTCATCGGCTTTCACTTCCTTTTCTTCTTCATAAGTGTAACTTACATCCAGATACCGCTCCAGAGCATGAAAAATCTCACGCCTTTTGAAGGGCTTTGTGACAACTGCATTGCAACCTGAATCAAGAATTCTCTTGTGCTGTTCCCTTAAGGCGCTGGCAGTGATGGCGACAATTTTCACCTTATTACCCTTCGGCAAGGAGCGGATTTTTGCCGTTGCCTCATAGCCGTCCATGACAGGCAAACGCATGTCCATCCAGATAAAATGAGGCTCCCACTGCTGGAAAAGGTCAACAGCCTCCTTACCATTTACCGCTTCCCTGATTTCAAAGCCTGCCTCTTTAAGCAAGCTGCTCAGCAGGAGCCGGTTTTCCATATTATCTTCAACGACCAGGATGCGCCAGGAGGGCTGTCCCGGTTCCAGTCCCAGTACCTCACGTGGGGCGGCCTTAACACTCATTGCCTCAACGGCTTCTGCCTGGGCCACCGGCAGTTCAACAGAAAATAGCGTCCCTTTACCGGGCCTGCTCTCAACACTGATTTCACCACCCATAAGCTCAACGAAAGACTTTGTAATAACGAGACCCAGCCCGCTGCTCTTTGAACCGTTCTGGTCCTCTTTTGCCTGGAAAAAGGGTTCGAAAATACGATCCACATACTCGGGCGAAATGCCCGGTCCGCTGTCTTCCACTTTCAGTTGGAGTATGGTCATGCCGGGCTCACCTTCTACAGGCATCGTTCGGGCATGCAATGAAAAACCGCCTTCCCTGCTATACTTTAGGGCATTGCCCAGCAGGTTGATAATAATCTGGCGCAGCTTGCCCACATCGGTCTTGACGTAGCGGGACAGAGCCTGATGAAGCGACAGTTCAAAAGCGAGGCCGGCCTTCTCGGCGCGTACCTCAAACATTTGCCCGATATCCTTCAGCATGAGTGGCAGGTTGAAGGACTCAGGCTCCACCTCTACGTGACCGGCCTCTATTCTGGAAAGGTCCAGCACATCGTTGATCATATTTAACAGGTGATCACTGCTGCGATTAATGATGGCTATCTTTTCTTTCTGTTCTTTGGAAGTATAACGATCATATCCCAGCATTTCGGCGAAACCGATGATTGCGTTCAATGGCGTGCGCAACTCATGGGACATATTAGCGAGGAAGCTGCTCTTTATGCGATTGGCCGTTTCAGCCGCCTCTTTGGCCTCTTTCAATTCATTTTCCGCCTCTTTGCGCTCGGTAATATCCTGAACGGTTCCACTCATGTAAGTCGCTTTTCTTTCCTCATTCCAAACAACCTTTCCCATCTCGTGGACGGTGCGAACACTTCCGTCGGGCCGCAACACCCGGTATTCTACTGAATAGTGTTCATGGGGATCATTCATCGCTTTTTCTACCGCTTCGGCAACCCTGGCGCGGTCATGGGGATGGACAGATTGAAGAAAAGCCTCATAGGTAGCGCCGAATTGTT
The DNA window shown above is from Deltaproteobacteria bacterium and carries:
- a CDS encoding ATP-binding protein, which encodes MNENIFVWLTPITYWSLVILWGMVLLLYLRAIRDWRHRSTAMRFLLWVLFIDAIRTIFESLYFGGWYTARVGLFPEYIYEFLVQPQYVFIPKMVNVIAAVIIVFLLLRKWLPQLGEELETQKSEIETFTRSQKMAHCGNWEWNIVTDVLLWSDEIYRIFGLQPQQFGATYEAFLQSVHPHDRARVAEAVEKAMNDPHEHYSVEYRVLRPDGSVRTVHEMGKVVWNEERKATYMSGTVQDITERKEAENELKEAKEAAETANRIKSSFLANMSHELRTPLNAIIGFAEMLGYDRYTSKEQKEKIAIINRSSDHLLNMINDVLDLSRIEAGHVEVEPESFNLPLMLKDIGQMFEVRAEKAGLAFELSLHQALSRYVKTDVGKLRQIIINLLGNALKYSREGGFSLHARTMPVEGEPGMTILQLKVEDSGPGISPEYVDRIFEPFFQAKEDQNGSKSSGLGLVITKSFVELMGGEISVESRPGKGTLFSVELPVAQAEAVEAMSVKAAPREVLGLEPGQPSWRILVVEDNMENRLLLSSLLKEAGFEIREAVNGKEAVDLFQQWEPHFIWMDMRLPVMDGYEATAKIRSLPKGNKVKIVAITASALREQHKRILDSGCNAVVTKPFKRREIFHALERYLDVSYTYEEEKEVKADEEEITLTSDMLTDLPPDLRELLREAALKLDIPATDGAIKEIGNKHPEIARGLQLLAREFRFEKILELLGGKH